The following coding sequences lie in one Sorghum bicolor cultivar BTx623 chromosome 6, Sorghum_bicolor_NCBIv3, whole genome shotgun sequence genomic window:
- the LOC8083366 gene encoding uncharacterized protein LOC8083366, which translates to MLLTKPHLSNSFLPVPSPPPSSPTLSFSSNHARPLAAPICRRSRLRISATSTAAPAPSAAAAAAATAALSRVDVLSEALPFIQRFKGKTVVVKYGGAAMKSPELQASVIRDLVLLSCVGLRPVLVHGGGPEINSWLLRVGVEPQFRDGLRVTDALTMEVVEMVLVGKVNKNLVSLINIAGGTAVGLCGKDARLITARPSPNAAALGFVGEVSRVDAAVLHPIIAAGHIPVIATVAADETGQAYNINADTAAGEIAAAVGAEKLLLLTDVSGILADRNDPGSLVKEIDIAGVRQMVADGKVAGGMIPKVECCVRALAQGVHTASIIDGRVPHSLLLEILTDEGTGTMITG; encoded by the coding sequence ATGCTCCTCACGAAACCCCACCTCTCCAACTCGTTCCTCCCAGTCCCATCCCCGCCGCCCTCGAGTCCCACTCTCAGCTTCAGCTCCAACCATGCCAGGCCCCTTGCCGCCCCTATTTGCCGGCGCAGCCGCCTCCGCATCTCCGCCACATCCACGGCTGCGCCGGCTCcttccgcggcggcggcggccgctgccACCGCGGCGCTGAGCCGAGTGGACGTGCTCTCGGAGGCGCTCCCTTTCATCCAGCGATTCAAGGGCAAGACGGTGGTGGTCAAGTACGGCGGTGCGGCGATGAAGTCCCCGGAGCTGCAGGCGTCCGTGATCCGCGACCTCGTGCTCCTCTCCTGCGTCGGCCTCCGCCCCGTGCTCGTCCACGGCGGGGGCCCGGAGATTAACTCCTGGCTGCTGCGCGTCGGCGTCGAGCCGCAGTTCCGCGACGGCCTCCGCGTCACGGACGCGCTCACCATGGAGGTCGTCGAGATGGTGCTCGTGGGGAAGGTCAACAAGAACCTCGTCTCCCTCATCAACATTGCGGGAGGCACCGCCGTTGGCCTCTGCGGCAAGGACGCGCGCCTCATCACCGCGCGCCCGTCCCCAAACGCAGCGGCGCTGGGATTCGTCGGCGAGGTCTCGCGCGTGGACGCCGCCGTCCTCCATCCCATCATCGCCGCGGGACATATCCCAGTTATCGCCACCGTGGCCGCCGACGAGACTGGGCAGGCCTATAACATCAATGCCGATACGGCGGCTGGTGAGATAGCAGCTGCCGTGGGCGCCGAGAAGCTGCTGCTGCTCACGGATGTGTCTGGGATTCTGGCGGACCGTAATGACCCTGGGAGCCTGGTGAAGGAGATCGACATTGCTGGGGTGCGGCAGATGGTGGCCGACGGGAAGGTAGCTGGTGGGATGATACCCAAAGTGGAATGCTGCGTTCGCGCCCTTGCACAAGGTGTACACACCGCTAGTATCATTGATGGGCGTGTCCCACACTCCCTTCTGCTTGAGATTCTCACAGACGAGGGCACAGGCACCATGATCACTGGCTGA